The following is a genomic window from Homalodisca vitripennis isolate AUS2020 chromosome 5, UT_GWSS_2.1, whole genome shotgun sequence.
AACGTGGATAGTTTGCAAACGAACTTTTGGACACAATTTAGCTACTTTGAGCACTCCCAAagtacttttatagttatttctaGAGTTTGGAACTGTAAAACCTACTAACATAAACAGTATACTACAGTAAAAGTTAAAGGAATAGCCTACTTAGGAAAGGCAATATTAGTGTTGTAAAACATCGCTAAAAGTAGCCAAATAAACGTTAGTTGGATAGTATTGGTGTGGCTTTTTTTTACCATGCAACTTTAAAATCTACTAGAATAAATAGGAATCCAtgggaaattttagaaaatatgttaataagaatGCTATTTATGTTGACGTAGATCACTGAATGCTGCCAAATAAAACGTTACTTGAATACGCTCTGTTTGAATGTTGTACTTTTTGCCCTCTGAAAGTAAGCTCATCAGGGTTcttggattttaattattttgtaaaatatcgaTAAGTGTGGCAAAATAAACATGTTCGCCCGATACGCTCTGTTAAAATACGGTACTTTATACCCTCTGAAAATAAATGTGTCTGGGGTCATTGCATTATGAAATTGACATCTctattggaataaattatattcattcgataatatataaagtactaagAAATAAGTCATAGTTATGACTATTTGCTTAAAAAAGCCGTCCAATAACAATGCTCTCATTCACGATCTTTACACattttactattgaaatttacctttctataatctataaatactataaacGCTTAATAAACCTGGTTTTCATAAAGGTACCAAATTAAATGGCAAGGGAGTCTCATGTTAACAGAGCGGACCAAATCAAAGGTGAATTTTGAACACAATCAGTGGTCTGGAAGGGGGGGGGTGGAGGTAAGACAGGATGGCTCAGTTGACAACTCATTCATGGAAGAGCCTCTCCGTGCTGCTCGACTCTGTTAATAACCTAAAAATGACACTGCTGACAGTATTAATAACCTATTATTGGAAAAAACTGCCATCTGAGATTGTCCATTACCAGTCGGTGGACTCTGTGGTGGAAATAGAAGATGCGGTACACTACCCATTAGAGTTCTTGCACACGCTTAATCCTCCAGGCATTCCACCACATCATCTTTACCTCAAAGTTGGAGCTCCAATAATGTTGCTTAGGAACCTGGTTCCACCTAAGCTCTGCAACGTAACTAGGCTACAAATCAAAGCGTTGCGCAGACACGTTATACAAGCCGTGATATACACTGGATGTGGCCAGTGGGAAGAGGTTTTTATCTTACGCAGTCCCTTAATTCCATCGGATtaccattttcagtttaaaagactACAGTTCCCTGCCAAACTCTGCTTTCCTATGACGATAAATAAATCGCAAGGGCAGTCCTTGAAAATGGCCGATGTTGATCTAAGGGAAGACTGCTTCTCTCATGGCCAGTTATATGTCGCTTGCTCACGAGTTAGCTCTGCTGATAGTTTAACTATCCTTCAGCCTCGTGGAAAAACAAAGAATGTTGTCTACAAAGAAGTATTGTAAGTTCCGTAAAGCAATCCAGCTTATGATTTAATAACTGTTGTGATATAATCCAGAGACTGTTAAAGTATTGAGTTAGGTAAAATCAgttcaagaaaatttaaaaaggaggaGTTGAAAACATTGAAGCAAAAGTAATGAGAAAAATGGcgagttaataatatgaaaactcatttaattaatttgcatttatagAACTCCTGAAACAATGCAGTAAAATTCATCAATAATTTTCCGTAGCGAAGCACGGGTATTCTGCTAGTTATATATATAAGGAATTATTATAACATGCAGGAAAAACGTCATATCTGATACGAACAGAGATTAAATATATCCATTTCTCACTGTTCCTCAACTGACATTTCAGCTCCATTAATTCTGATATAAATTGAGGCCTGAAGCAACCGCAATGTGTAGGACGATCCCCTGTGGGTAATGA
Proteins encoded in this region:
- the LOC124363502 gene encoding uncharacterized protein LOC124363502, whose translation is MAQLTTHSWKSLSVLLDSVNNLKMTLLTVLITYYWKKLPSEIVHYQSVDSVVEIEDAVHYPLEFLHTLNPPGIPPHHLYLKVGAPIMLLRNLVPPKLCNVTRLQIKALRRHVIQAVIYTGCGQWEEVFILRSPLIPSDYHFQFKRLQFPAKLCFPMTINKSQGQSLKMADVDLREDCFSHGQLYVACSRVSSADSLTILQPRGKTKNVVYKEVL